TGTTTGCTCAATTTGTATGACTTTATTCACCCCTTCATGCACTTGATTGAATTCCTATTACTCTATAATCCAAAGTAAATGAACGAGTGCTAATGGGTTGATCATTTCAGCGACGTGGCCGTGGAGGTAGAGTGCTAGCTGGAGGTTGTTCATGGAGTGCTAATGGCTTATTGCAGGTCTTACCAGGTTACCATGTACTGGGTtgctctttttttcttcttataaaataatattcaaCGAGTATATGGCTTATTGCAGGTTTTACCGTGCACTGGGCTAGGTTCTGTCATCGTCAAACAAAGCAGTGGTGTATACAACTGTTCTCCTAAAACCCAGGGCCATCATGTAAGTTTCTCTTGTAACATTGCCCGTTTATATATCCGTTTATATGTCGTCTTTTTTGGTCGAATCGTGTTACATAGGAAAACTTTGGTCGAATTATAGGTCGAATTGTCTCAATTCACGATTATCCCGGATGAGTTCTGGTTAGGTATTAAGGTGTAACATAGTATATGATCAAAGgtcatcaaaatttttttcccCAGCACTTTTTACTCTAATTAACTGACTATTTCGTCTTTCTGTCATACTTGGGATTGGGCTGGGTCAACTAACCTggaaaaacatttttttttgtagttCAATTCTATCTAAAAGTTAAGTGGGCTATCTATCAATTTGGGCCAGCTACAAAAACAATTAGTGGATAATTCAAGTGAGGATTAATGCAGCAACTGGCTTGAAACCTGTTAAGCACAACTCTCTCCGGAATTTTAAAAGAATACCAAGTTTTTCCAGGTACCTTTTCATTCCATTCATGTGTGTGTTAACCGTTAATTTGATCAATCTTTTTTCGGATTGGCATTTCTTGATTGAATATTCGCGTAAAATCTTAGTAGGTTAACTGTTATTTCTCACATAATCCCTATATAGGATGGTTAGAAACAGAATAACACCATCATAAATATCCTGTACATGAGGAAGACTACACGACACATCGAATTAGATAGATTGAGGTTGTTAATTTAACCATTTCTCTTAATTTTGGCTCTTTCAAACCAATGTAAAACATACAATTGTAAAGACAGGCTGAAAGAAAAAACAGTAGGAATTAACCAATGTCATAACAGTTCTAGGGATtccattaacaaaaataaaaaacataattaaCATCAACTGGAATAGTAAACAAAGAGTTTCAAACAAGTTCCACAATACATGTAGTCGAAGTATATCTAAATGTCAATTATTTCTAGACAGGAAACATCCCTGCAAAATACTTGAGTGTAGACCTTACTGTGATCGGGTGTGGCGTTTCTGGGTATCGCCATGCTCTCCTCACCAATAGATTTCTAGTGCCATGCTTGATGTCATATTCTGTCAACACAAGCTCTCTGTACCTGTAATTGACGAGTAACTCTCTTTCCTTTGAATTGTTCACCAACAAAAGAAGGTTTTCATCCACAAACAGTATTGGATTTTCTCTGATGCTTCGACTCGCAAACCTGCAGTATTGCTCTAGTATTCTGTTTCCATTCGCGTCTTCATTCAAGTGCCAAATTGCTGCGACATAACCAAATTTGTTGTGCGTATGAGCGAGGAGTGCAACTTTTTCCTTGTGGGTTAGTAAATTGTGAATGGTATATATTGCACCTACAGGGATAGACACCTCGCTAAATGATTCATCTTCAACACTGTAACATAAAACAGACTTGGGTGTAGCATAGCTATCTCCTGTACCAGTTATCCAATACGCCTGACCATTATTAAAAACAGAGTTAGGGTCAATTTTTTCTACACCAGGGAGACAATCAACGCAGTGAAACCATGTAGAACGCCTTGAACAATATCTAGAGAAAAAAACGTAGGCATCAGCTATGTCCCTTTTGCACATATGTATGACTGTGTATGCATCTGAGTTTGGAACATGACCGAAACCATATACTGGGAAAAACGATCTACCGTGGTCCCTGTGGGGGTCGGAAATTTCTCTAGAGCATTGTGTTGTCGGATTCCATACCAAAAGTCTTGTGTCGTCTCGTTCATGAGAGAACTTGAAACATATGTTCCCGTTTGACACTCCGACAATACGAAACCACCCATGGACGCCAACTCCGAAAGGATGCTGAACATTCACCTCTTCTCCAGAAGCAGCATTCACTATATATAGTGAATCTGAACCCATTAACAGTAGTGAGTATCCAACATGAAACAAAACATGTTGATCTAACACTTTCTGCCTTCGCATGTGGTTTATGCATGTCTCTGGTTGGCGTAGCTGTCGGTACCAGAATTTATTCAAGCACATACATCTCCCTACAGCTTTGGCACTACTACGCAGGAAGATTTCTTGTAGCAGTTCATCCGGAATAATCGGCAAGGGAAGTTGGAATTTAGCCATTTTACTAGACGCGAGCCTGGTAGTCTTGGTTTTCGGTTGTGTTTACTTTGTAGTTTTTGAATTGTTGAAGTCTGTTGCTCTCTTTTAAGTAATTAACCTAAATTAGTCTAACTTATTAATTGTGTGAGATGCAGCATCCAACGAGAATTGATGAGGCAGAATATTGTATTTACCGGTGTTATCGTAATCTCTTTGCACTAGGTGTTTAGTACCATTAAATTTTACTCGTCTACCCAAGTTTTTGCCTACCCTAGTAAATAAATTCAGTTGGAATTCCAACATACTCCAATAAggttatcttttattttttgtttttctaggTTGAAATTAAATGTAGCCGCAAATTTTCCCTAGTAAGTTTTAATTTGCTGATATACTCACTAATCTGTTTACTTgatttccaatttttttttgacTTATCACAACATTACAACCCCTCATCCTAAAGAAAACCATGTTACTCCCCAAATTAATCATTTTCAATACCTAATTACCCTCATTCATGCAGCCACAGGTAAACATCATTCAAGTTTTCCCCATGATAAGTCGTTGTTACCATATTTTCTTACAAATAATTACcggaataaataaatacatcAGATGGTAGACTTGTGTGAGACTTTATAAAATAAACCCATAGATGTATATACATTAACAAAATAACGAAGTCCAACACCATAATTTACATTAACAAAATCAAAGCTATTACACAGAATACTAACTGAAGATTTCCACAAAAGTAAGCATGAACATATAGACATGGCTACCCAAACACTACAACAAAACATTATTTCAACAATAAACCGTAAACAAATTAATCTGTTGTCTTTTGTCCTACGATGATGGTGTTATCTGGTTCACAGAAGAGTCGGAAGAGTCAGATGGCGAATTTCTTCCATACCTCCTACTAGGTCCTGCAATTTCCCTCCTAATAGGTCCCCCCACTGCACCTCCCCCCTGTTGACGGCGGTTGAACCTGCAGTCATTTGGAAAATTTATTGTACAAAAATGAATATAATAAAGTATGTAGAGTTACTTTCCTAAGTAAACAAGTTATTGTTACCTTGACTCGTGAGGACGCGGTGGTGAACCTTCTTGCCTCCGATGCTGCCGGCGTAATAACCTTTCGGTCTCAAACGCAGCCACCTGTTCATCCTTGTTGAAGTGTACGTTGCATCTGTCCGCTAGCCAGTGTTTGATTTGGTCCGGCAATACGTTGGAGGCATATATCTCATCAACGGCTCTGGGCATTTCAACCGAACGAGTATGGTCCCATGCAAGCATGTGGAAGATACCCCAACCTACGTAACTGAGTTCCAGCATAAGCCGTGGAGTTGGTCGAAAGAGAGATCTTATCCTCCCCATGTCGGCTGCGTTGATCCAGTAGTTATGACCGTCTCTAGTTGGGTGGATATGGAGACAGTTGTCTTGTCTGTCGATTAAGTACAGATCAGTGGTTGTGAAGAACGAAAAGTGCCATATAATGTGCTGTGGAAACCTTACGTCTTCCTATAGTCAGAGAAACAAAATTAGATGTTAAacagattttgaaaaaaattagataGAAAAACCGTAAAGAAAAGTGGTGTCTGCAGTGCCGGAAGTGAGCTTACATCTGTTGGGAATAGGTTTAGGACAAAAGTCTGTTCAGGGCATCTTCTCACGTTCCTTAAGGCACTGACGTAACTGGCCGGTAGACGACGAACCCAAATTTTGAAAAGTCAGTATTGTTAAGAATAACAAACCATGGAAGGACAGAACAGAAACTTGAGAAGTAATCAATGTTAAAAAAGAACAAACCATGCAAGGAGAGATGGTCATGCGTATGGAAAAAATAGTGaactaaatgaaaaaaatagttATCTGCTTACCGGAATTCTGGCTCCATCTTTGTTTGCTAATGTTAGTAACTAGTCTCTGAAGTTGATAGCCGCCGTGAGTGATTTAGGAGAGGGTTTACAAATTACAATGGTGTTGTCAAATGATTTTCTCTAGGAAGTCAAGTTTTACTTTTAAAGAGGGTAAAACCAGAGGTCACAGCGGTTGGAAATGAAGTTGAAGGGATATATTGAAGCCACCAATTAGGATTCGAACCTCATCACTAATCATACCTTTTCGTAAATCtaaactaaataataaatacacATAATAAACTCTATTTGGATTGTATTTCTCATGTTTTGGTAAAGGTAAATGTCGTTTAATAACCATTCATTGGTATACGTATCACTAGTTGAATAAACATAGCGAAGGTTGCACataataaagtttaaaaatataACGTTTAGTATTGTGTTCATATTTACGTAAATGATTGAAATCCTGTTTAGTAAATTGCTTGAAAAAATATACGAAATCATGTATTAACATATCAGAATGTGCTGTTCCATTCATAAATTAACATAAAGAACTTCAGATAACATAAGCATATTTTTTAAGACCCACTTTTTTCAATTTCAGTTAGCGCAACACAAAACGTCAATCAAAAATTAACCGAACGTACTTAAAATAACATAACCAGAATAACTTATTGCACGCATTATAGTATTAAAGGTCTATGCAATGGACACAATTATTTTAATGCCTTAGGTATAAATAACTCAGAGCATACTGCCTAACCCCTTAACCAATCGCTCTTCTTTTTTAGATATTTCGTTGTAGTATTTCTTTGCTGCTTCAAGAACTTCTTGGGATTTCAAATTGAACGGATTCATCACCAGATCAATAGCCAGCCGTAATCTAGTGCTATCATTCACCTAGGAGAAAAAACAAATATTTCAGACGCATAGGTTAGATTAAAATTTTGAGATAATATATGAAACCATGAaacgaattttattttataactacCTTAATATTGTAGTTACTCCTCCATTGGCACTCCCTCATCCAGGTTGTCACCCAAACTCCACAATCATTCCTTGTATATGTAAAAAAAGTTTATTGAAGTCTATAACCAACTTAATTCCTAAGGGGAAAAAATCATAGAAGACGAAATGGTACTTGTTCATACGGAAAATGTATTAATCACATGTTAGCAAATTCATTGATGCATCTCAGTGATTGAGaaatcaacaatcaataatAACTTGTAAGGTTTCTTACGAGTCATCGTTCTGCTCGCCAATTTCTGCAGGATGTATTATAGGATACTCTGAAATTACTGGTCTGTGTGTTGTTTGGTTAGCATAGAAGGTGGAGTCATCAAGCATCTCCTCAATAAACAGTGCCTGTAATCAAAGTAAAATTTAATTCAGGTGTCAACTCTGGTGTCTGTTTAAGCATTTTAAAATCTATTTTCCAccatttaaaaattttgcaaCACTACCATTAGCTTCGCACATCGACGGCGTCTGGTTCTGCTTGAGACGCATGGTTTAGAATCCAGTAATATTAGGTGTCTTTTTTCTATATCAATTACAACCAGGTACCAGTGCATGTTATCCTCATTCATTGGAACAAAAATCTATGAAAAATATAGACAAATAAGTTATATTGGAATAACcgttttttatttacattatcaTATATTACGAcaattaaattataaagttaCCTTGCATAACGACTCAAACTCTCCCATGTATTCCTCAGCGTAGTAGCGTTTCAAAGTCTTTGGGGAGTGAGTCCAATTAAGGGCAAATTGctgaaatttgatttttcagAAACATGTATAAGATCAATGGAAACCTCGAGATGGAGATCCTCTTAATGGTTTTCACTCACCGAAAATGTAGTCGGTAAAAACCACAAGCAGGGAAAACCGGTGTCCTTGCGTGCATCACACATCAGCATGCTTGATGTCAGGTTGATGATCTGCTACAGCGTTCGTTGATTGACGgccaaaaagaaaaaacataaaCATATATTCCcttgttaaaattattttatatgtaaggagtttcatttatgaaattaaagaagGCTGAAGACTGAAAAATCCATACCTCGTCCACCAATGGTTTGTTCGGCAGTAGAGTATACATGACTCTCCTGTTAGCGTGCCACAAGTTTGTCTGTGAAATTATCTCTGAATTCAGTTCTTCATCCTCCATATCCGAACCAAAGACGTAGGTTACGACTGAAACTTCGTCCTTGCACAGTGCCATATCAGGTGGGGGACGGAACAGAACAGGCTTCCACTGATACAACGAAAACTAAGCCGTTATATATTAATAGTAGACCAgcacaacaaatctgtaaaacTTACTTAACATGATATAACTCACCGCAGGTATCTTTGCGGTTTCATTCGCTAGTGGCAATTTTCTGTCAGCCGGGTTGAAGTAGCTAACATATACAGCCTTGTCTAAGCTACTCGTTATAACTGGTTCTGTAGCTCTCTTCTTTCCAGTACCATCATCGCTGAACAAACTTCGGCGAATAACATAATCATCTTGCGGTGTCTGTTCACACTTCGGAGACATTGAACAACACTTTGTAGCCATATGCGATTTTGAATCCGCGGCTTCATGAATGCTTGACATGTTGGATCTAATCTTCTTGGACGAATCCAGATTCCTCTTAAGAGGACCGGAAGGCATGCTGAATCCGCTCATGATCACAGGCATTAATGTGGGGCTGAAGTTATCGGGCGGCCCATTCCGAAGATTGATTGTTTGTGGCATAGTTCCAAACACAGGATAACACGTCTTGGTCTGGGAAGCAATCAGGTTTGAAAGTGTATTCATCATCGTCGACATTTGCGTTACCACTTCTTTTAGGGAAGGTTCTACGACTGTAGTTTTACCGAAGTCGTCGCCTATCTCTTTGCTGGCTCCACCGTTAAAGTTTACATGTAGTCGCTGGTCATGCATGGTGCTTCCTCGGAGACTATGAGAaaacaaaacttaaaaatatgaATACTTTATATTCGGAATCGTTATAAAAGGACTTCACTAGTTTGTGTAAATGTAATTTAATTCTAACCTTGATGACAGTTCTATGACTTCCTTGTCGACAAGTTTTCTTGACATTTTTCTGCTTTGTTCCTTTTTGGCTTCGTCCTCtcccttttctattttttgtgtTGAGCGTCGCTTTCCTCTGCCAGCCATTGGGTGTTTTAgctgtttaatttttttatttaaaaaaaaaacatgaaaaatacTGCAACATGTTCAGTTAATGAGTTGCACTCCACTAGCAAGCACACTTTCTTAAAAGAATGACAAACATGGTAGGTTGCCCCTACTATTCAAAGGAGTTTTGACAATTGAGTGATATTTGGATTTTGGCCTTTAATATATCAGGCAGTTTACGTTTCCAGTTTATATTcctaaatttttgaataaaaataatttacataAAAATCTGTTTTCCTATTGGTAAAAGATAAGGCTccaaccaattttttttaaattattatcgtTTATTCGAGGTACCGATCCTTTAAATCTATTTGAAGTTATTCAGCTCAATACATCTgtttaatttccttttctgtAGTCTAGGCTATTCAACATTTTCTGGTAACCGtgtatttcttttcttttcccaATCGGTGACTGGAAGATTTGTTTTAATTTCCGTAATGAATGCTTGTCTACATAAAGATGCTCACAAAGTCACATGCTCATATAACAGAATTGTGTTTGTTCTTATCTCTTGTTGTTTCACACACTCGGTCAAAGATTTAGTCCGCAACAGAGTTTAATGCGACGGCTAAACACTCTTAAAGGTTATCATGGAAATAATACACGTATTTGCTGCTAGCTCGATAAAAGTTCAATTTCTATTCCATTTCCTATGAGTTATATTCCTTTTCATTAACTATGTGTATACCATTACCTGTCTCCCACACAGATCTTTCATTTTTTGGTTTGTCATGGTCACTCATCATCTAACTTATGGTGTACCCTTATTTATTGCCTAATGACTTTTTTGCTTTCCACCATTAGGCCCGTTACGTATCACTTATTGGAGACTGAACTTCCCATCCCTCATGACAAAGCACTTCCTTCTCCGAAAGATAATAACAAAACTTAAAACTAAGTATCAGTAATGTGTTTAGAACTTTTTCGTTAGTATcataacttatttttattttttaattttatagataagtactaaattttattataataataaaaaattataatatactaaaatagagtactataaaataaatattatatataaaatactaaataaatataaaataaaatttgaatatacttaaaaaattaatattataatttaatattatatcccattaataattaattatttatttatctagaagtgattttaacaaatattatccaaacaatatttattttaccaAAATGTGCGTTtgtttaaaattgattttacaaaattgattttgatgaaaagtaagtttgaattaacgtgatttatgtttggcaatatttgtatcaaaattgaatatatcaaaaataaatgTTGTATGGATTATACTACTCAACatcacttttagataaaaaaaattagtaaaagagacatcaatttaaattatttttaatacaacAAAACTCTAAGAAAGAGAGCACcataaattttataatgttaaacaataaaaaatattcaattatttttctaatattacctgtactctttaatttagtattatcTTGGACTATAATTTTTCACTATTTATGGCTCTattcttatttataattaattttttagttattttgtcAGTTTTTATAGGATCATAGTttatattatacaaaattttgataacaaacgtaataaataataattacaatcaaaaatttttcaaattcaaaataaaatcgtGAACACTAAACCGTTAACATTGAACCGGAAACCGCGAAGTCAATAAACCATCGGCACGAAGACCATTCAGTATGAGATCTAGTCACTAAACCTGACTCATCGAACCGTTCGCATTGTACCGAAAACCGGCACACAATAAACAATATACACTTAGCCGTTCAATGAAAGACCAAGCGATCAAACCGCGAACCCTAAACCGTCCACGATGAACCGGAAACCGCCTAACGATAAACCATAGACGCAGAACCATTCATTATAAGACCTACTGACTTACTCATTCAAATTGAACCGTACACGTTGA
The Arachis stenosperma cultivar V10309 chromosome 7, arast.V10309.gnm1.PFL2, whole genome shotgun sequence genome window above contains:
- the LOC130941163 gene encoding F-box/kelch-repeat protein At3g06240-like produces the protein MAKFQLPLPIIPDELLQEIFLRSSAKAVGRCMCLNKFWYRQLRQPETCINHMRRQKVLDQHVLFHVGYSLLLMGSDSLYIVNAASGEEVNVQHPFGVGVHGWFRIVGVSNGNICFKFSHERDDTRLLVWNPTTQCSREISDPHRDHGRSFFPVYGFGHVPNSDAYTVIHMCKRDIADAYVFFSRYCSRRSTWFHCVDCLPGVEKIDPNSVFNNGQAYWITGTGDSYATPKSVLCYSVEDESFSEVSIPVGAIYTIHNLLTHKEKVALLAHTHNKFGYVAAIWHLNEDANGNRILEQYCRFASRSIRENPILFVDENLLLLVNNSKERELLVNYRYRELVLTEYDIKHGTRNLLVRRAWRYPETPHPITVRSTLKYFAGMFPV